A region of Streptomyces sp. NBC_01750 DNA encodes the following proteins:
- a CDS encoding SpoIIE family protein phosphatase, with the protein MMEDVQAHSGAVYLLSPHEQVLEMAVMAGLPRSFAAPWERISLSSPIPVVDALRERRLIWVPGEEMASRYQRVAVVLPYQFALAALPIAIDDTAYGAVFVTWPGSHPPEISDAERGRLTAACDRLALLLRRATEAGRPFVPEPDFPGPAAVAGTTGAAEAVHMLARMPDGMCSLDVDGRVTYANPAAGELVGAPVAELLGTQLWSALPWLNDPVYEDRYRAALISQHTTSFVALRPPQDWLMFRLHPSRNGISVHITPARGTVREMPSDAPSQPARLVGISHILNLASALTEAVGVSDVIELVADEIMPAVGSRSLVMLASESGRLRVLGHRGYEDASVVERFDGMPLLAQTPGVQVLSSGVPSFFESRAQLERIYPGRFATRDGMAAWAYLPLIASGRSVGTWVLGYSQPHHFSSEERAVLTSLGGLIAQALERARLYDAKNWLAHGLQSALLPSSLPELPGLEVAARYLPGTQGMDIGGDFYDLMRTRDAAAAVIGDVQGHNVTAAGLMGQVRTAVRAYTAVGQPPGQVMESTNRLLIELDEDLLASCVYLHLDLSRHRALLARAGHPHPLLSDPDGRVHILELAGGPLLGIDPSAGYPTTVVPLLPGSVLVLYTDGLIEVPGGDMDEALADLAAELGRATDQPLEAVADRLIGRATGSRERGDDAALLLLRSER; encoded by the coding sequence ATGATGGAAGACGTCCAGGCTCACTCCGGCGCCGTGTACCTGCTGTCGCCCCACGAGCAGGTGCTCGAAATGGCCGTCATGGCCGGACTGCCCCGGTCCTTCGCGGCGCCCTGGGAGCGGATCTCGCTCAGTTCACCCATCCCCGTCGTCGACGCCCTGCGCGAACGGCGGCTGATCTGGGTCCCCGGCGAGGAAATGGCGAGCCGCTATCAACGCGTCGCGGTGGTCCTGCCGTATCAGTTCGCCCTCGCCGCCCTGCCCATCGCGATCGACGACACCGCGTACGGAGCGGTGTTCGTCACGTGGCCCGGCTCCCATCCGCCGGAGATCTCCGACGCCGAACGCGGCCGTCTCACCGCGGCCTGCGACCGCCTCGCCCTGCTGCTGCGCCGGGCCACGGAGGCGGGCCGCCCCTTCGTCCCCGAGCCCGACTTCCCCGGACCGGCAGCCGTGGCGGGTACGACCGGCGCGGCCGAGGCCGTACACATGCTGGCGCGGATGCCGGACGGGATGTGCTCGCTGGACGTGGACGGGCGCGTCACCTACGCCAACCCCGCCGCCGGTGAGCTGGTCGGCGCGCCGGTGGCCGAGCTGCTCGGAACCCAGCTGTGGTCCGCGCTGCCCTGGCTGAACGACCCGGTGTACGAGGACCGTTACCGGGCGGCCCTGATCAGCCAGCACACCACCTCGTTCGTCGCGCTGCGCCCGCCCCAGGACTGGCTGATGTTCCGGCTCCACCCCAGCCGGAACGGGATCAGCGTGCACATCACCCCGGCCCGCGGAACGGTCCGGGAAATGCCCTCCGACGCGCCGTCCCAGCCGGCGCGGCTGGTCGGCATCTCCCACATCCTCAACCTGGCCAGCGCGCTGACCGAAGCGGTGGGCGTGTCCGACGTGATCGAGCTTGTCGCCGATGAGATCATGCCCGCTGTCGGGAGCCGGTCGCTGGTCATGCTCGCGTCCGAGTCGGGGCGGCTGCGCGTCCTGGGACATCGCGGCTACGAGGACGCGTCGGTCGTGGAGCGGTTCGACGGCATGCCCCTGCTTGCCCAGACGCCCGGCGTCCAGGTGCTCTCGAGCGGAGTTCCGTCCTTCTTCGAGTCGCGTGCGCAGCTGGAGCGCATCTACCCGGGGCGCTTCGCGACCCGGGACGGCATGGCTGCCTGGGCCTATCTGCCGCTGATCGCCTCCGGACGCTCCGTCGGCACCTGGGTCCTCGGTTACTCGCAGCCGCACCACTTCTCCAGCGAAGAGCGCGCCGTGCTCACCAGCCTCGGCGGTCTCATCGCCCAGGCTCTGGAGCGGGCCCGGCTCTATGACGCCAAGAACTGGCTGGCCCACGGACTCCAGTCGGCACTGCTCCCCAGCTCGCTGCCGGAGCTGCCCGGTCTGGAGGTCGCCGCGCGGTATCTGCCCGGCACCCAGGGCATGGACATCGGCGGCGACTTCTACGACCTGATGCGCACCCGCGATGCGGCGGCCGCCGTCATCGGCGATGTGCAGGGCCACAATGTCACCGCCGCCGGGCTGATGGGCCAGGTCCGCACAGCGGTCCGCGCCTACACGGCGGTCGGCCAGCCGCCCGGCCAGGTCATGGAGTCCACCAACCGGCTGCTGATCGAGCTCGACGAAGACCTGCTGGCCAGCTGCGTATACCTGCATCTGGACCTGTCACGCCACCGTGCCCTGCTGGCCCGCGCAGGACACCCTCATCCGCTGCTCAGCGATCCCGACGGCCGGGTCCACATCCTGGAGCTGGCCGGCGGCCCGCTGCTCGGTATCGATCCGTCGGCCGGCTATCCGACCACAGTGGTGCCGCTGCTTCCGGGATCCGTGCTCGTCCTGTACACGGACGGACTGATCGAGGTCCCTGGGGGCGAC
- a CDS encoding phosphodiester glycosidase family protein, translating into MSPAVADSTPDPRPRDSAEVLRPVAPPPASGAAGRPRSIADGDGIETARSSRPIAPGVSLTSYDRLESDKWLRVDALSVDLDGSGVQADYLSSGKVADRRAVSELAAQHDPGKGRRTVAAINADFFDINQTGAPQGPGIKDGKVTHSPATGANRAVGIGPENAGRVLRLYFDGTLTLPSGAHPLTAYNAANVPAGGIGAYTAAWGTADRALTVDAATPVAEAVLRDGKVVAVTDRPGTGPIAEDTTVLVGREAGAGLLAALRPGDAVSLEYRPRTESGPVPRTAVGGRELLVVDGVPLSHEGEGNNTAAPRTAVGFSKDGRAMQVITVDGRQADSGGVTLTELGLMMKKAGAHSALNLDGGGSSTLVAREPGSDVLQLENSPSDGSERTVPNGLALTAPDGSGRLRGFWVEPRTPAGSAPTADPVKGGHPERVFPGLTRRLTAAGYDETYGPAAGAPHWRAAQPSVGRVDDHGTFRARRSGTTEIRAERAGAHGSTELTVLDDLAGIEPTTKRVGLADASATGTFGILGLDAQGNSAPVEPADVRLAYDHTLFDVRDDGRGSFTVTSRTGSGAGRITATAGGVTTVLAAGVGLAEQPVSGFDDAASWTFSQARASGSVAATPEGQSGTGLELTYDFTQSTATRAAYANPPRQIAVPGQPQSFTLWIKGDGKGAWPTLHLKDAAGSDQLLRGPFITWTGWRQVTFAVPPGAAMPLSVQRFYLAETAAAKQYTGKIVIDGLTAQVPPTVVLPQQPRTADPLIDPAAETGGRDWQFAVMSDAQFVARDPDSAIVAQARRTLREIKAARPDFLIVNGDLVDEGSPADLAFARRVLTEELGDELPWYYVPGNHEVMGGKIDNFIAEFGPAHRTFDHRGTRFLTLDTSSLTLRGGGFDQIKAVRAQLDAAAEDASISSVMLVEHVPPRDPTVQKGSQLGDRKEAALIEQWLADFRRTTGKGAGLVGSHVGVFHADHVDGVPYLINGNSGKAPAGPADEGGFTGWSLVGVDKVSRGEQLTGRLRPWEGRPDWVSVQTRAHVDGLALDAPAALKPGQAADARATVTQGARRVPVAFPLSADWTGSPNLYIGAPEDARHRHAAAFDPVSGRLTALRPGTVTLAVTVGGVTQRREIRIAAEEVASHRAA; encoded by the coding sequence GGTGGCCGACCGCCGCGCCGTCTCCGAACTCGCCGCACAGCACGACCCCGGCAAGGGACGGCGCACGGTGGCCGCGATCAACGCGGACTTCTTCGACATCAACCAGACCGGCGCACCGCAGGGCCCCGGCATCAAGGACGGCAAGGTCACCCACTCGCCGGCCACCGGCGCCAACCGCGCCGTCGGCATCGGACCGGAGAACGCCGGACGTGTCCTGCGGCTGTACTTCGACGGCACTCTCACGCTGCCTTCCGGTGCGCACCCCCTGACCGCGTACAACGCCGCGAACGTCCCGGCCGGCGGGATCGGCGCCTACACCGCCGCCTGGGGAACCGCCGACCGCGCGCTGACCGTCGACGCCGCGACTCCCGTCGCCGAAGCGGTGTTACGGGATGGCAAGGTCGTCGCCGTCACCGATCGGCCCGGCACCGGGCCGATCGCCGAGGACACCACTGTCCTGGTCGGGCGGGAGGCCGGAGCGGGGCTGCTGGCGGCGCTGCGCCCGGGCGACGCCGTGTCCCTGGAGTACCGGCCGCGTACTGAGAGCGGGCCCGTCCCGCGGACCGCCGTCGGCGGCCGCGAACTCCTCGTCGTCGACGGCGTACCGCTGAGCCACGAGGGCGAAGGCAACAACACCGCCGCCCCCCGTACCGCCGTCGGCTTCTCCAAGGACGGCCGTGCGATGCAGGTCATCACCGTCGACGGGCGCCAGGCCGACAGCGGCGGAGTCACCCTCACCGAACTCGGCCTGATGATGAAGAAGGCCGGCGCGCACAGCGCACTCAACCTGGACGGCGGAGGCTCCTCGACACTCGTCGCCCGCGAACCCGGCAGCGACGTTCTCCAGTTGGAGAACAGCCCCTCCGACGGCAGCGAGCGCACCGTCCCCAACGGCCTCGCGCTCACCGCGCCCGACGGCAGCGGCCGGCTGCGCGGCTTCTGGGTCGAGCCCCGCACTCCCGCCGGGAGCGCCCCCACCGCCGACCCGGTGAAGGGCGGCCACCCGGAGCGGGTGTTTCCCGGCCTGACCCGCCGGCTCACCGCCGCCGGTTACGACGAGACGTACGGACCGGCCGCCGGAGCACCGCACTGGCGGGCCGCCCAGCCCTCGGTGGGCCGGGTCGACGACCACGGGACATTCCGGGCGCGGCGCAGCGGTACGACCGAGATTCGCGCCGAACGTGCGGGCGCCCATGGCAGCACCGAGCTGACCGTGCTCGACGACCTGGCCGGAATCGAGCCGACCACCAAGCGGGTCGGCCTCGCGGACGCGAGCGCCACCGGCACCTTCGGCATCCTCGGCCTCGACGCCCAGGGCAACAGCGCGCCCGTCGAACCGGCCGATGTCCGACTCGCCTATGACCACACGCTGTTCGACGTCCGCGACGACGGCCGGGGCTCGTTCACCGTCACATCCCGCACGGGCAGCGGCGCCGGACGGATCACGGCGACGGCCGGGGGCGTCACCACTGTGCTCGCCGCCGGCGTCGGACTCGCGGAGCAGCCGGTCTCCGGCTTCGACGACGCCGCGTCCTGGACCTTCAGCCAGGCCCGCGCGAGCGGTTCGGTCGCGGCGACGCCCGAGGGACAGAGCGGCACCGGCCTGGAGCTCACCTACGACTTCACGCAGTCGACCGCAACCCGGGCCGCCTACGCCAACCCGCCGCGGCAGATCGCCGTCCCGGGCCAGCCGCAGTCGTTCACACTCTGGATCAAGGGCGACGGCAAGGGCGCGTGGCCGACGCTGCACCTCAAGGACGCCGCCGGCTCCGATCAGTTGCTGCGCGGACCGTTCATCACATGGACGGGCTGGCGGCAGGTCACCTTTGCCGTGCCGCCGGGGGCCGCGATGCCGCTGTCGGTGCAGCGCTTCTATCTGGCCGAGACCGCGGCCGCCAAGCAGTACACCGGGAAGATCGTGATCGACGGCCTGACCGCGCAGGTGCCACCGACGGTCGTGCTGCCTCAGCAGCCGCGTACGGCCGATCCGTTGATCGACCCGGCGGCCGAGACCGGGGGCAGGGACTGGCAGTTCGCGGTCATGTCCGACGCGCAGTTCGTCGCCCGCGACCCGGACAGCGCGATCGTGGCGCAGGCGCGCCGGACGCTGCGCGAGATCAAGGCGGCGCGGCCCGACTTCCTCATCGTCAACGGCGACCTCGTCGACGAGGGCTCTCCGGCGGATCTGGCCTTCGCGCGCCGCGTGCTGACCGAGGAGCTGGGGGACGAGCTGCCCTGGTACTACGTGCCGGGCAACCATGAGGTGATGGGCGGCAAGATCGACAACTTCATCGCCGAGTTCGGGCCCGCGCACCGGACGTTCGACCATCGCGGTACGCGGTTCCTGACCCTGGACACCTCGAGCCTGACCCTGCGGGGCGGCGGCTTCGACCAGATCAAGGCGGTGCGCGCACAGCTCGACGCGGCGGCCGAGGACGCGAGTATCTCGTCGGTGATGCTCGTCGAGCACGTCCCGCCGCGGGACCCGACCGTCCAGAAGGGCAGTCAGCTCGGCGACCGCAAGGAGGCGGCGCTGATCGAGCAGTGGCTCGCGGATTTCCGCCGTACGACGGGGAAGGGCGCGGGTCTCGTGGGAAGCCATGTCGGCGTCTTCCACGCCGACCATGTGGACGGCGTGCCGTATCTGATCAACGGCAACTCGGGCAAGGCCCCGGCGGGCCCGGCGGACGAGGGTGGCTTCACGGGCTGGTCGCTGGTCGGCGTCGACAAGGTGTCGCGCGGTGAGCAGCTGACGGGGCGGCTCCGGCCGTGGGAGGGCCGCCCGGACTGGGTCTCGGTCCAGACCCGGGCGCACGTCGACGGCCTGGCCCTGGACGCGCCCGCCGCACTGAAGCCCGGCCAGGCCGCGGACGCCCGGGCGACGGTCACGCAGGGTGCGCGGAGGGTGCCGGTGGCGTTCCCGCTGAGCGCGGACTGGACGGGCTCGCCGAACCTGTACATCGGCGCGCCCGAGGACGCCCGCCACCGTCATGCCGCGGCGTTCGACCCGGTCTCGGGCAGGCTCACCGCGCTGCGGCCGGGGACGGTCACGCTGGCGGTGACGGTGGGCGGCGTCACGCAACGCAGAGAGATCCGGATCGCGGCGGAGGAGGTGGCTTCGCACCGGGCGGCGTAG